A stretch of the Glutamicibacter sp. JL.03c genome encodes the following:
- a CDS encoding (2Fe-2S)-binding protein: MKRIENHPVLGPLAKNPVDFVFNDQPYTAIEGDSVVSALLANDIRALRRTRGTGQQRGVYCGIGHCYECRLTVDGDPGVRACLTPVADGMILASPDDRRAEGDG, encoded by the coding sequence ATGAAACGCATCGAGAATCATCCCGTTCTGGGTCCGCTGGCCAAGAATCCAGTGGACTTCGTATTCAACGACCAGCCCTACACCGCTATCGAAGGCGACTCCGTGGTGTCCGCATTGCTGGCTAATGACATCCGGGCGCTGCGCCGCACCAGGGGCACCGGGCAGCAACGCGGCGTGTACTGCGGGATCGGGCATTGCTACGAATGCCGGTTGACCGTTGACGGCGATCCCGGTGTCCGGGCCTGCCTGACGCCGGTCGCCGATGGGATGATCCTGGCCTCGCCCGATGACCGCCGCGCCGAAGGGGATGGGTAA
- a CDS encoding NAD(P)/FAD-dependent oxidoreductase, whose protein sequence is MYDLAIIGAGPAGLSAAIVAARAGATVIVIDENTEPGGRLLGQLHQEASGSWWIGKDEASTLALQARDAGATLRLATKVWALSPGWVLSLDGAEQIMASNLLVATGAAERAVPIPGWTLPGAMAIGAAQTLTNYYRVFPGQRIAIIGVDPLSLSVASELALCGADVVGIFLPSPGEFSMDRAMPEKVLGYLSSMSAIAPNPLLKFAGKIMQAHAARNLAARLFPRRGVTMLGTRLHLRQAVTQILGEDSVRGIRVHDLTAGGKLAGRSRDIPVDCVCISGGLYPLQELTAGCATGSISELGGTVPLYSRELETSRESLFAAGNTIGIESAKVAMAQGRLAGTSVACRLGLATPEQVDAAVASVEHARQSSEFSFEPQVRVGRQRADALWNAHSDSQAANRQGVL, encoded by the coding sequence ATGTATGACTTGGCAATTATCGGGGCCGGCCCGGCTGGTCTGAGCGCGGCGATTGTGGCCGCGCGGGCAGGTGCCACCGTGATCGTCATTGACGAGAATACGGAACCTGGCGGGAGGCTGCTGGGGCAGCTGCATCAGGAAGCCTCTGGCTCGTGGTGGATCGGCAAGGATGAAGCGAGCACGTTGGCCTTGCAAGCCCGCGATGCGGGAGCCACCCTTCGCCTGGCCACCAAGGTATGGGCCCTGTCCCCCGGATGGGTTCTGTCCCTCGACGGTGCAGAGCAGATCATGGCCAGCAACCTGCTGGTTGCCACCGGGGCGGCAGAACGCGCCGTACCCATTCCGGGCTGGACGCTTCCCGGCGCCATGGCCATAGGTGCTGCGCAAACACTGACCAACTACTATCGGGTGTTCCCGGGCCAGCGCATCGCCATCATCGGGGTTGATCCGTTGTCGTTGTCGGTAGCCAGTGAATTGGCATTGTGCGGTGCCGACGTTGTCGGGATCTTCCTGCCCAGCCCCGGGGAATTCAGCATGGACCGCGCCATGCCGGAAAAGGTGCTCGGCTACCTCTCCTCCATGTCCGCCATCGCGCCCAACCCGCTGCTGAAATTCGCCGGGAAGATCATGCAGGCCCACGCCGCCCGGAACCTGGCCGCCCGCCTCTTCCCGCGGCGTGGCGTCACGATGCTCGGCACCCGGCTGCACCTGCGGCAGGCCGTCACCCAGATCCTGGGTGAGGACAGCGTGCGCGGCATTCGCGTCCACGACCTGACAGCCGGTGGGAAGCTCGCCGGCCGCTCAAGGGATATTCCGGTCGACTGCGTATGCATTTCCGGCGGCCTGTATCCATTGCAGGAACTCACAGCGGGGTGTGCAACCGGATCGATTAGCGAGCTTGGCGGTACCGTTCCGTTATACAGCCGCGAGCTGGAGACCAGCCGCGAGTCGCTTTTCGCCGCGGGAAACACGATCGGAATCGAAAGTGCCAAGGTCGCCATGGCCCAGGGCCGGCTAGCGGGAACTTCCGTGGCCTGCCGTCTCGGACTCGCTACCCCGGAACAGGTCGATGCGGCGGTTGCCAGCGTTGAGCATGCTCGCCAGTCCAGCGAGTTCTCCTTCGAACCCCAGGTACGCGTGGGGCGGCAACGTGCCGACGCGCTGTGGAATGCGCATTCGGATAGCCAAGCGGCCAACCGGCAGGGGGTGCTGTGA
- a CDS encoding NAD(P)/FAD-dependent oxidoreductase, translated as MDSADAVVIGAGVIGTSIAFRLAQQGREVIVVEQVGPGSGASGSCDKAIFLQSKRPGIHMELALASRRMYDSLGAELDADIELKGDGGMVVIESAEQLEFMKGFIGQQQSAGISVELLDAAQTRERQPCISHHVLGASHSPDDAEVNPLALNAAFYRAALRLGARFQTHTEVIAIDSQHGRITGLTTTRGQIAAPVVINAAGPQARHVGALAGVEVPVEPRRGTILISEALPHLVHGNVLCAQYIAAKHLASVNPENAPPFGIGLSLGQTDSGNLLIGGSRQFTGFDKPQGVEVMRAIAKHAVRLVPSLRDTQIIRSMTGFRPSTGDGLPIISTVPELTGYVVAAGHEGDGIALAPITGSLVAELLEAGQPRSAFLPALSIDRFSDTAVS; from the coding sequence ATGGACTCGGCTGATGCTGTTGTTATCGGTGCCGGTGTCATCGGGACCTCCATTGCCTTTAGGCTTGCCCAGCAGGGACGCGAGGTCATCGTCGTAGAGCAAGTCGGACCGGGCTCAGGAGCCTCGGGGTCCTGCGACAAGGCCATCTTCCTGCAGTCCAAGCGCCCCGGGATCCACATGGAGCTGGCGCTGGCCAGCCGACGGATGTACGACTCCCTGGGTGCGGAACTCGATGCCGACATCGAGCTGAAGGGCGATGGCGGAATGGTGGTCATTGAGAGCGCTGAACAACTTGAGTTCATGAAAGGCTTCATCGGCCAGCAGCAGTCTGCGGGGATCTCGGTAGAGCTGCTCGATGCAGCGCAGACTCGCGAACGTCAGCCCTGCATTTCGCACCACGTCCTTGGCGCTTCACATAGCCCAGACGATGCAGAAGTCAATCCCCTGGCGCTGAATGCTGCTTTCTATCGCGCCGCATTGCGCCTTGGCGCGCGATTCCAAACCCATACTGAAGTCATCGCCATCGACTCGCAGCACGGAAGAATTACCGGACTCACCACGACTCGGGGGCAAATTGCCGCGCCCGTGGTGATCAATGCTGCCGGTCCGCAGGCACGGCATGTAGGAGCACTAGCCGGTGTAGAGGTGCCGGTGGAGCCTCGGCGCGGAACGATCTTGATCTCCGAAGCCTTGCCGCACCTTGTTCATGGCAACGTGCTCTGCGCGCAATATATCGCTGCCAAGCACCTGGCATCGGTCAATCCAGAAAACGCGCCGCCATTTGGCATCGGGCTCTCGCTTGGCCAAACTGACTCCGGGAACCTGCTCATCGGCGGAAGCCGCCAGTTCACCGGATTCGACAAGCCCCAAGGTGTCGAAGTGATGAGGGCGATCGCCAAGCATGCCGTCCGGCTGGTTCCAAGCCTGCGGGACACACAAATTATCCGCTCGATGACCGGCTTCAGGCCTTCAACCGGCGATGGATTGCCCATTATCAGCACGGTGCCGGAATTGACCGGATACGTGGTTGCCGCTGGACACGAAGGCGACGGCATTGCGCTGGCTCCGATCACCGGGAGCCTGGTCGCAGAACTGCTGGAAGCTGGCCAACCGCGTTCGGCCTTCCTCCCGGCACTGTCGATTGACCGCTTCTCAGATACTGCCGTGTCCTGA
- a CDS encoding aspartate/glutamate racemase family protein — MLDTSFRRIRGDIGNPASFSYPVIHATVPHASVNRVVEEPDEELITLFIDSGRELERQGATAITTSCGFLAKFQLEIQSGLDVPFRSSSLLQIPAAQARHGNVGVITAKESSLGLDHFLGARCTGKPAAVAGMDSSPAFTSSIIEQTAALDEAAIRSEVIAVARELVRDNPELDAIVLECTNLPPYAQDVRNVTRLPVYDALTMCNELMAAPGAI, encoded by the coding sequence ATGCTGGATACCTCATTCCGTCGGATCCGCGGCGACATCGGCAATCCGGCATCGTTCAGCTACCCGGTAATCCATGCCACCGTCCCGCATGCGTCAGTGAACCGGGTCGTGGAAGAACCTGATGAAGAACTGATCACGTTGTTTATTGACAGCGGTCGGGAATTGGAGCGTCAAGGTGCCACGGCCATTACGACCAGCTGCGGTTTTCTCGCCAAGTTCCAATTGGAAATCCAATCCGGGCTGGACGTTCCCTTCAGATCGTCGAGCCTGCTGCAAATCCCCGCAGCACAGGCGAGGCATGGAAATGTTGGCGTCATCACCGCCAAGGAGTCCAGCCTTGGCCTGGACCACTTCCTAGGTGCTAGATGCACAGGGAAACCTGCAGCAGTTGCCGGCATGGATTCCTCCCCGGCGTTCACCAGCAGCATCATCGAGCAGACCGCAGCATTGGACGAAGCGGCCATACGATCCGAAGTCATCGCCGTGGCCCGGGAACTGGTCCGGGACAATCCAGAGCTCGACGCCATAGTTTTGGAATGCACCAACCTGCCGCCGTACGCACAGGACGTGCGCAATGTGACCCGGCTGCCGGTCTACGATGCTCTTACCATGTGCAACGAGCTGATGGCGGCGCCGGGCGCAATTTAA
- a CDS encoding UDP-glucose dehydrogenase family protein, whose product MTLRISVIGTGYLGATHAACMAELGYDVIGVDVDKTKLEALAAGILPFHEPGLPELLRKHVSSGRLRFTDDYEDVAANADIHFITVGTPQRADSQSADMSYVDGAVDSLLEHITGDALVVGKSTVPVGTARRLSEKIAQEAKPGSTISLAWNPEFLREGFAVNDTLRPDRLVYGLEDGLGLELLREVYAPVLAQEIPEIVTDLETAELVKVAANAFLATKISFINAFAEVTETVGGDIKTLADAIGHDKRIGRQFLNAGVGFGGGCLPKDIRALQARVSELGLTQTMNFLSEVDQINLRRRDRVVSLAENMLGNVLAGKHICVLGVTFKPNSDDVRDSPALDIAVRLYNAGAEVSVYDPEGNANAAGRFPRLNYVDSHREAARNADLTLVLTEWQEFRDLDPSELGEVVASKMLIDGRNVLDRPAWREQGWVMTGPGEYFELGTFEQASLA is encoded by the coding sequence GTGACTCTACGCATCAGCGTGATCGGCACCGGCTACCTCGGTGCAACCCATGCAGCCTGCATGGCTGAACTTGGGTATGACGTCATTGGTGTCGATGTAGACAAGACCAAGCTGGAAGCGCTGGCCGCTGGCATCCTGCCATTCCATGAGCCGGGTCTCCCAGAACTGCTGCGCAAGCATGTTTCCTCAGGACGCCTCCGCTTCACGGACGACTACGAAGACGTAGCCGCCAATGCAGATATTCACTTCATCACTGTCGGGACCCCGCAGCGTGCGGATTCGCAGTCCGCGGACATGTCGTACGTGGATGGAGCAGTCGACTCACTTCTTGAACACATCACCGGCGATGCGCTAGTTGTCGGCAAGTCCACCGTGCCGGTAGGCACCGCCCGCCGATTGAGCGAAAAAATTGCCCAGGAAGCCAAGCCGGGAAGCACTATTTCTCTAGCCTGGAATCCTGAGTTCCTCCGCGAGGGCTTCGCGGTAAACGATACGCTCCGTCCAGACCGTCTGGTCTATGGTCTCGAAGACGGACTCGGACTGGAGCTATTGCGCGAAGTGTACGCACCGGTGCTGGCCCAGGAGATCCCTGAAATCGTCACCGACCTTGAAACCGCGGAGCTGGTCAAGGTGGCCGCCAATGCGTTCCTGGCGACCAAGATTTCCTTCATCAATGCCTTTGCCGAGGTGACCGAAACCGTGGGTGGCGACATCAAGACCCTGGCCGACGCCATTGGCCACGATAAGCGCATTGGCCGCCAGTTCCTGAACGCAGGAGTGGGCTTTGGAGGCGGATGCCTGCCGAAGGACATCCGGGCCCTCCAAGCGCGCGTGAGCGAGCTCGGGCTGACCCAGACCATGAACTTCCTCTCCGAAGTTGACCAGATCAACCTGCGCCGGCGAGACCGCGTTGTCTCGCTGGCGGAAAATATGCTCGGCAATGTGCTGGCTGGCAAGCATATTTGCGTCCTCGGTGTCACGTTCAAGCCCAACAGCGATGACGTGCGCGATTCGCCAGCACTGGATATTGCCGTGCGGCTCTACAACGCCGGCGCGGAGGTCTCGGTCTATGACCCGGAAGGCAACGCTAACGCCGCTGGACGCTTCCCGCGGTTGAACTACGTGGATTCGCACAGGGAAGCAGCTCGCAATGCCGACCTGACGTTGGTCCTCACGGAGTGGCAGGAATTCCGCGACCTGGATCCAAGTGAGCTGGGCGAGGTTGTTGCATCCAAGATGCTCATCGACGGCCGTAACGTGCTGGACCGTCCGGCCTGGCGCGAGCAGGGCTGGGTCATGACCGGTCCAGGCGAGTATTTCGAGCTGGGAACCTTCGAACAGGCGTCATTGGCTTGA
- the glmM gene encoding phosphoglucosamine mutase, whose amino-acid sequence MARLFGTDGVRGKANELLTPELALELAQAASVVLGLSQPEDGHKPVAVVAKDPRISGDFLSAAIEAGLAASGVDVMDAGTLPTPAAAFLVGDLNADFGVMISASHNAAPDNGIKFLARGGKKLDDSLEDAIEACLKMPKPRPTGGEVGRVARFADAEDRYVMHLLQALPNRIDGLKVVLDCAHGAASGCSPEVFKAAGAEVVVIGADPDGININDGYGSTHLEKLQAAVLEHKADLGIAHDGDADRCLAVDHEGSVVDGDQIMAIMALDMKDRGELKDDTLVATVMSNLGLKLAMEAAGITLKQTGVGDRYVLEGMHEGNYSLGGEQSGHVIFSKHATTGDGVLTGLMIAARVKATGKSLKELASVLTVLPQVLINVRGVDKAAAPECEPLQRDVAAAEARLGSTGRVLLRPSGTEPVVRVMVEAATLGQAQAEAEALAGSVKEHLSL is encoded by the coding sequence ATGGCAAGATTATTTGGGACCGATGGGGTCCGAGGAAAAGCAAACGAACTGTTAACTCCCGAGTTAGCGCTGGAACTGGCGCAGGCAGCCTCAGTGGTGCTGGGCTTGAGCCAACCAGAAGACGGGCACAAGCCCGTTGCAGTGGTGGCAAAAGATCCGCGCATCAGCGGCGACTTCCTGTCCGCGGCAATCGAGGCCGGCCTGGCCGCCTCGGGTGTGGACGTCATGGATGCCGGCACGCTGCCCACACCAGCAGCAGCCTTCTTGGTAGGAGACCTGAACGCTGATTTTGGCGTCATGATCTCTGCTTCGCACAACGCCGCTCCGGATAACGGCATCAAGTTCTTGGCTCGCGGTGGCAAGAAGCTTGATGACTCGCTGGAAGACGCGATCGAAGCGTGCCTGAAGATGCCGAAGCCTCGTCCCACCGGTGGTGAAGTCGGCCGCGTCGCACGTTTTGCCGACGCCGAGGATCGCTACGTCATGCACCTGCTTCAGGCGCTGCCAAACCGCATCGACGGTTTGAAGGTCGTCTTGGACTGCGCTCACGGCGCCGCTTCGGGGTGTTCCCCGGAAGTCTTCAAGGCTGCCGGGGCTGAGGTCGTCGTCATTGGCGCCGATCCGGATGGCATCAATATCAATGATGGCTACGGTTCCACCCACCTGGAGAAGCTGCAGGCTGCCGTACTGGAGCACAAGGCAGACCTGGGTATCGCGCACGACGGCGACGCAGACCGCTGCCTGGCAGTAGACCATGAGGGCTCCGTCGTTGACGGTGACCAGATCATGGCCATCATGGCACTGGACATGAAGGACCGCGGCGAGCTGAAGGATGACACCCTCGTTGCCACCGTGATGAGCAACCTCGGATTAAAGCTGGCCATGGAAGCTGCAGGAATTACCCTGAAGCAGACTGGGGTGGGGGATCGCTACGTCCTTGAAGGAATGCACGAAGGAAACTACTCGCTTGGCGGCGAGCAGTCGGGCCACGTGATCTTCTCCAAGCACGCAACCACCGGCGACGGCGTATTGACCGGCCTGATGATCGCAGCGCGTGTAAAGGCTACCGGCAAGTCCCTGAAGGAACTGGCTTCGGTGCTTACCGTCCTGCCGCAGGTTCTGATTAACGTGCGTGGCGTCGACAAGGCCGCAGCGCCTGAGTGCGAGCCGCTGCAGCGCGATGTTGCCGCCGCAGAAGCCCGCCTGGGTTCTACCGGCCGTGTGCTGTTGCGCCCTTCGGGCACCGAGCCTGTAGTTCGCGTGATGGTTGAGGCGGCAACGCTTGGCCAAGCGCAAGCTGAGGCCGAGGCCCTGGCCGGATCTGTCAAGGAACACCTCTCCCTGTAA
- the rpsI gene encoding 30S ribosomal protein S9 → MAQNAEETTEFEGETPSTYTTETSASAAVAETERAPLTVPGAAVGRRKQAIARVRLVPGSGKWTVNGRELDNFFPNKLHQQDVNEPFKVLGLEGAYDVIARINGGGISGQAGALRLGIARALNEIDRDANRATLKKAGYLTRDARVIERKKAGLKKARKASQFSKR, encoded by the coding sequence GTGGCTCAGAACGCTGAAGAAACCACTGAATTCGAAGGCGAGACCCCTTCGACCTACACCACCGAGACCTCTGCTTCGGCTGCAGTTGCTGAAACCGAACGTGCTCCATTGACCGTTCCAGGCGCAGCAGTTGGCCGTCGCAAGCAGGCTATCGCTCGCGTTCGTCTGGTACCAGGCTCCGGCAAGTGGACCGTAAACGGTCGCGAGCTGGACAACTTCTTCCCAAACAAGCTGCACCAGCAGGATGTTAACGAGCCTTTCAAGGTTCTGGGTCTGGAAGGCGCATACGACGTTATCGCACGCATCAACGGCGGCGGCATCTCCGGTCAGGCTGGCGCACTGCGCCTGGGCATCGCCCGTGCACTGAACGAGATCGACCGCGACGCTAACCGCGCCACCCTGAAGAAGGCCGGTTACCTGACTCGCGACGCACGCGTCATCGAGCGTAAGAAGGCTGGTCTGAAGAAGGCACGCAAGGCTTCGCAGTTCTCGAAGCGCTAA
- the rplM gene encoding 50S ribosomal protein L13, with the protein MRTYTPKPADQTRQWYVIDATDVVLGRLAVQAATLLRGKHKPTFAAHMDMGDHVIIINAEKVALTGKKLENKRAYRHSGFPGGLKSINYADLLEKNPVLAVEKAIKGMLPKNKLSAAQLSKLKVYRGAEHPHAAQSPKALEITQVAQ; encoded by the coding sequence GTGCGTACGTACACCCCAAAGCCGGCTGACCAGACTCGTCAGTGGTATGTCATTGACGCCACCGATGTAGTACTCGGCCGTCTCGCCGTCCAGGCCGCAACCCTGCTGCGCGGCAAGCACAAGCCAACCTTTGCTGCACACATGGACATGGGCGACCATGTCATCATCATCAATGCAGAAAAGGTTGCACTGACCGGTAAGAAGCTTGAGAACAAGCGCGCTTACCGCCACTCCGGTTTCCCAGGTGGCCTGAAGAGCATCAACTATGCAGATCTGCTGGAAAAGAACCCAGTTCTGGCTGTTGAAAAGGCTATCAAGGGCATGCTGCCTAAGAACAAGCTGTCTGCTGCTCAGCTCTCGAAGCTGAAGGTATACCGCGGCGCAGAGCACCCACACGCTGCTCAGTCGCCAAAGGCACTGGAAATCACCCAGGTCGCTCAGTAG
- the truA gene encoding tRNA pseudouridine(38-40) synthase TruA, whose product MSIEPVSIDPMGTSALGSTEDPAWIRMQMVLGYDGAAYSGWARQPNVIGVQQLVEEALELLVRRRVRVVVAGRTDAGVHARRQVVHFDLTPAEYEGLPRKASLEPGPALVRRINGILGRQDGAVWVHEAQRAPEGFDARFSALARRYSYRIADGQHRWDPLTRHLTTWHREELDVEAMNREAQTVLGRHDFLTYCKPRPNATTIRTLQEFSFTRGEDGLILAHLKADAFCHNMVRALIGAAMMVGDGREQPGFLATRLEQMVRDSKTKLSHPRALVLEEVYYPEAAELAARALQTRALRSDDEVEKSSTEG is encoded by the coding sequence ATGAGCATTGAACCTGTCAGCATCGATCCCATGGGCACCTCGGCGCTGGGGAGTACAGAAGACCCCGCATGGATCCGGATGCAGATGGTGCTCGGCTATGACGGTGCAGCCTACAGCGGCTGGGCCCGGCAGCCCAATGTCATCGGTGTTCAGCAGTTGGTCGAAGAAGCATTGGAACTGCTGGTGCGGCGCCGGGTGCGTGTTGTTGTCGCAGGACGCACCGACGCAGGAGTGCACGCTCGCCGGCAGGTAGTCCACTTCGACCTCACCCCAGCTGAATATGAAGGCCTGCCGCGCAAGGCCTCACTGGAACCAGGCCCAGCACTGGTACGCCGTATTAACGGTATTCTCGGCCGCCAGGATGGCGCCGTATGGGTCCACGAAGCCCAGCGCGCGCCCGAAGGATTCGACGCCCGCTTCTCGGCATTGGCTCGTCGCTACTCGTACCGCATTGCCGATGGGCAGCACCGCTGGGATCCGCTGACCCGGCACCTGACAACATGGCACCGTGAAGAACTTGACGTCGAAGCCATGAATCGAGAAGCGCAGACGGTGCTTGGCCGACATGACTTCCTGACCTACTGCAAGCCCCGTCCGAATGCGACAACTATTCGTACATTGCAGGAATTCAGCTTCACGCGGGGCGAGGATGGCTTGATTCTCGCGCACCTCAAGGCCGATGCCTTCTGCCACAATATGGTCCGTGCCCTCATTGGCGCAGCCATGATGGTGGGCGACGGGCGCGAGCAGCCCGGATTCTTGGCCACCCGCTTGGAGCAGATGGTCCGCGACTCCAAGACCAAGCTCTCGCATCCGCGAGCCCTGGTACTTGAAGAGGTCTACTATCCTGAGGCTGCTGAGCTAGCTGCCCGTGCGCTGCAGACCCGTGCCCTGCGCAGTGACGATGAAGTCGAAAAGTCATCCACGGAAGGCTGA
- a CDS encoding DNA-directed RNA polymerase subunit alpha, translated as MLITQRPTLTEEVVAENRSRFVIEPLEPGFGYTLGNSLRRTLLSSIPGASVTSIRIDGVLHEFTTVAGVKEDVTELVLNIKNLSVSSEHDEPVVAYLRKQGPGIVTAADITPPAGVEFHNPDLHIATLNANGKFDMELTIERGRGYVSAAQNKNIDGEIGRIPVDSIYSPVLKVTFRVEATRVEQRTDFDRLIVDVETKDSITPRDAVASAGTTLVELFGLFRELNTAAEGIEIGPSPTDAAMAADMALPIEDLELTVRSYNCLKREGIHSVGELVTRSEADLMDIRNFGAKSIDEVKAKLVELGLALKDSPPGFDLAARSAIEDGDEYDEGL; from the coding sequence GTGCTCATTACGCAGCGCCCAACCCTGACCGAAGAAGTAGTTGCCGAAAACCGCTCCCGGTTCGTAATCGAACCACTGGAGCCAGGCTTTGGTTACACCCTGGGTAACTCGCTTCGCCGTACCCTGCTCTCTTCGATTCCTGGTGCATCTGTCACCAGCATTCGAATTGACGGAGTACTGCACGAGTTCACCACCGTAGCCGGTGTCAAGGAAGATGTCACCGAACTGGTCTTGAACATCAAGAACCTGTCGGTCTCTTCCGAGCACGACGAGCCAGTCGTTGCCTACCTGCGCAAGCAGGGCCCAGGCATCGTTACTGCAGCGGACATCACCCCGCCAGCCGGTGTGGAGTTCCACAACCCTGATCTGCACATTGCAACCCTGAACGCCAATGGCAAGTTCGATATGGAATTGACTATTGAGCGTGGCCGTGGCTATGTGTCTGCCGCTCAGAACAAGAACATCGACGGCGAGATCGGTCGCATCCCTGTGGATTCGATCTACTCCCCAGTTCTGAAGGTAACCTTCCGCGTGGAAGCTACCCGTGTTGAGCAGCGCACTGACTTCGATCGCTTGATCGTTGACGTGGAGACCAAGGATTCGATCACCCCGCGCGATGCAGTTGCATCCGCAGGTACCACCTTGGTTGAACTGTTCGGCTTGTTCCGCGAGCTGAACACCGCAGCTGAAGGTATCGAAATCGGTCCATCGCCAACGGACGCAGCCATGGCTGCCGACATGGCTCTGCCGATCGAGGATCTGGAACTGACCGTTCGTTCGTACAACTGCTTGAAGCGTGAGGGCATCCACTCCGTGGGTGAACTCGTTACCCGCTCCGAGGCAGACTTGATGGACATCCGCAACTTCGGAGCGAAGTCCATTGACGAAGTCAAGGCCAAGCTGGTTGAACTGGGTCTGGCCCTGAAGGATTCCCCTCCAGGCTTTGATCTGGCCGCTCGTAGCGCCATCGAAGATGGCGACGAATACGACGAAGGTCTGTAA
- the rpsK gene encoding 30S ribosomal protein S11, which produces MPPKTRGAVRKPRRKDKKNIAQGQAHIKSTFNNTIVSITDPTGAVISWASAGEVGMKGSRKSTPYAAQMAAEAAAKRAQEHGMRKVDVFVKGPGSGRETAIRSLQAAGLEVGSIQDVSPSAHNGCRPSKRRRV; this is translated from the coding sequence ATGCCCCCAAAGACTCGTGGAGCGGTACGTAAGCCGCGTCGCAAGGACAAAAAGAATATTGCGCAGGGACAGGCGCATATCAAGAGCACCTTCAACAACACCATCGTATCGATCACCGATCCGACTGGCGCTGTAATCTCGTGGGCTTCGGCCGGCGAGGTAGGCATGAAGGGCTCGCGCAAGTCGACCCCATACGCTGCCCAGATGGCTGCTGAAGCCGCTGCAAAGCGCGCTCAGGAGCACGGCATGCGCAAGGTTGACGTTTTCGTCAAGGGCCCGGGCTCGGGACGCGAAACCGCGATCCGTTCGCTGCAGGCTGCTGGCCTTGAGGTTGGATCCATCCAGGATGTTTCCCCAAGCGCTCACAACGGTTGCCGCCCATCAAAGCGTCGCCGCGTCTAA
- the rpsM gene encoding 30S ribosomal protein S13 translates to MARLAGVDIPREKRVIIALTYIYGVGKTRAEETIAATGINPDTRVKDLTDDQLVQLRDFVEGTYKVEGDLRREVQADIRRKVEIGSYEGIRHRKGLPVRGQRTKTNARTRKGPKRTVAGKKKTR, encoded by the coding sequence TTGGCTCGTTTAGCAGGCGTGGATATTCCACGCGAGAAGCGCGTAATCATCGCGCTGACTTACATCTACGGCGTGGGCAAGACCCGTGCAGAAGAGACCATCGCAGCGACCGGTATCAACCCGGACACTCGCGTCAAGGATCTCACCGATGACCAGCTCGTGCAGCTGCGCGACTTCGTCGAAGGCACTTACAAGGTAGAAGGTGACCTGCGCCGTGAGGTTCAGGCTGACATCCGCCGCAAGGTCGAGATCGGATCCTACGAAGGTATTCGTCACCGTAAGGGCCTGCCGGTCCGCGGTCAGCGCACCAAGACCAACGCACGTACCCGCAAGGGCCCGAAGCGTACCGTCGCAGGTAAGAAGAAGACTCGCTAA
- the rpmJ gene encoding 50S ribosomal protein L36: protein MKVNPSVKPICDKCKVIRRNGRVMVICENPRHKQRQG, encoded by the coding sequence TTGAAGGTTAACCCTAGCGTGAAGCCGATCTGCGACAAGTGCAAGGTAATCCGCCGCAATGGTCGCGTCATGGTGATCTGCGAGAACCCACGCCACAAGCAGCGTCAGGGCTAA
- the infA gene encoding translation initiation factor IF-1 gives MGKKEGVIQVEGTVSEALPNAMFRVELPNGHVVLATISGKMRQHYIRILPEDRVQVEMSPYDLNRGRIVYRYK, from the coding sequence ATGGGCAAGAAGGAAGGCGTCATCCAGGTAGAGGGCACCGTCTCGGAGGCACTGCCGAACGCGATGTTCCGCGTGGAGCTGCCAAATGGACACGTAGTGCTCGCCACTATCTCGGGTAAGATGCGTCAGCACTACATTCGAATCCTCCCAGAGGACCGAGTGCAGGTTGAAATGAGCCCATACGATCTCAATCGAGGTCGTATCGTTTACCGCTACAAGTAA